From a single Bryobacter aggregatus MPL3 genomic region:
- a CDS encoding cytochrome-c peroxidase, which translates to MKKTEPLLATLAGAMLILGATVIANAAEPVSIDPSHLKAFKPLPESSIPGDRKIEDAQVSLGRILFYDTRFSKSQTISCNSCHNLSTYGVDNQPTSTGFQGQKGGRNSPTVYNAAGHFLQFWDGRAKDVEEQAKGPVLNPVEMAMASDKEVLAIINSMPEYVTAFQRAFPGEPNPVTYDNFGIAIGAFERKLLTPSRWDKFLAGDQKALTNAEKAGFNAYYAAGCASCHAGAYLGGNLFQKVGAKKTWPNTSDSGRREVTKNAADDMMFKVPSLRNIAKTGPYFHDGKTVKLSEAIEKMGEYQLGQSLTPQQVASIEVFLNSLTGQVPVALIKKPKMPKSTASTPKPSNAN; encoded by the coding sequence ATGAAAAAGACCGAACCACTCCTTGCCACGCTCGCAGGTGCAATGCTGATCCTCGGCGCCACTGTGATCGCCAACGCGGCTGAGCCGGTCTCCATTGACCCTTCCCACCTGAAAGCCTTTAAACCTTTACCGGAGAGCTCCATTCCGGGAGATCGAAAGATTGAAGATGCCCAGGTGTCCCTCGGGCGCATTCTTTTCTACGACACGCGTTTTTCGAAGAGCCAGACGATTTCTTGCAATTCCTGCCACAACCTCTCCACCTACGGAGTCGACAACCAGCCGACGTCGACCGGTTTTCAGGGACAGAAGGGGGGACGGAATTCGCCTACGGTCTATAACGCCGCCGGACATTTCCTGCAGTTCTGGGATGGCCGGGCCAAGGACGTAGAAGAGCAGGCCAAGGGCCCCGTTCTGAACCCTGTCGAGATGGCGATGGCCTCCGACAAGGAAGTTCTCGCGATCATCAACTCCATGCCGGAATATGTCACCGCGTTCCAGCGTGCGTTTCCGGGTGAGCCGAATCCGGTGACTTACGACAACTTTGGCATCGCCATCGGCGCCTTTGAGCGCAAGCTGCTCACTCCTTCGCGCTGGGACAAGTTCCTGGCTGGAGACCAGAAGGCTCTGACCAATGCGGAAAAGGCTGGTTTCAATGCCTACTATGCCGCTGGCTGCGCCTCCTGTCATGCCGGTGCTTATCTGGGCGGAAACCTGTTCCAGAAGGTAGGGGCTAAGAAGACCTGGCCGAATACCTCAGACTCCGGCCGTCGCGAAGTCACCAAAAATGCTGCAGACGATATGATGTTCAAGGTTCCCTCGCTCCGCAATATCGCCAAGACCGGGCCGTATTTCCATGACGGAAAGACGGTCAAGCTTTCGGAAGCGATTGAGAAGATGGGGGAGTATCAGTTGGGACAATCCCTGACGCCCCAGCAGGTGGCCTCGATTGAAGTCTTCTTGAATTCGCTCACCGGACAGGTGCCGGTTGCGCTGATCAAGAAGCCCAAGATGCCGAAGAGCACTGCTTCCACTCCAAAGCCAAGCAACGCAAACTAA
- a CDS encoding TonB-dependent receptor, with product MKSLQVVFAFFLATSSLVLAQTTASSILGTLTDSTGAVVANARVILTNLRTAVKAETVSTSSGDYLFPLVDVGEYSVAVEAPGFKSELRRGVQVQVTEKVRVDFTLQVGQVTDRVEVTAETAALKTDESTLGNVVEQRRLVELPINGRNVGNFAALQPGVMFGSRGGLDGQSGTGGGVPIPGQTIAIVANGQRETNMHATLDGVIATEARVNTVPFSPSPEAMEEVKVLTGSYSAEYGFNSGAQLIMVMRSGGNDFHGAAYEFLRNDKLDAENYFQNYFTPAGAARVPKQNLRQNQYGGVLSGPVWIPKLYNGRNKTFFMFNYEGRRRSNPGVTGSGLVPSDAMRTGDFSALLNRTNAAGAALAPVLIYDPLSNTAAPTPFPGNIIPANLISSTAKALLSFWQKPQVVLPDPLTGTNYQGVGGQRIEDDQYFTRIDHNISDKDKVMFRYATNIPYYLTVPGASPQFTYRVVARNNNIATQWIHVFSPTIVNEARYGYSTSRDDSFNPRANTNFDLSAIGLDAFRVVNDGNRKLTPREAGLPTMNVAPFLSLAEQDGGNGFDDNRVHQIGDNLSWSFGRHSLKFGGEFRRVSLFRGAANVPRGSFDFTGNLANNGFAAFLLGVPSATNTPEGLPLTDIRQNRIGFFGQDDFKVSKRLTLNLGLRYEFNSAATDIRGLWRSFEWQNGLNNPPVFVPNQIRTVYDFYKPQKNMFMPRIGIAYRPTEAWVVRAGYGIYYNVHQLNNYSILNLNPPLSGSSNFSNDARSNTLVNPVNFLSFSNPFGVINNASAVSANVLNTDNFQPQVNQWSLDVQRRLVAGMVLSVGYVGSKTSHLDTTMERNSPDPAFNTTSSTLQSRRPIQFVVDSGVLRPLTRVRFLDSGGNSSYQGLQLSLQKRFAHGFSFSIAHTMSKTLIEGYGRNETDGYNPNASQNPRNRAADKGRVGFDATHNMVNSFIYEIPMFAALQKGVAGAIFNGWQSNGIITLRTGFPMTVTQGAITNTANVTIRPDRVGKGSVSNPTVNQWYNPDDFRIVSCQDPTIPEACKYGNAGVGILEGPGFANVDYSMFKNFRVSERIKVQFRSEFYNVFNTPQFARPNGVLNTGGGFLPTRNASGTLVYPSQANIARGPGAITSTVSPNRQIQFGLKILF from the coding sequence ATGAAAAGTCTTCAAGTTGTCTTTGCTTTCTTCCTTGCCACCTCCTCTCTGGTTCTGGCACAAACTACTGCAAGTTCTATCCTCGGTACCCTCACGGATTCGACCGGTGCTGTTGTCGCCAACGCGAGGGTGATCCTCACCAATCTCCGCACGGCTGTGAAGGCGGAGACCGTTTCTACATCGTCGGGAGACTATCTCTTCCCACTTGTCGATGTCGGTGAGTACAGCGTTGCGGTGGAAGCCCCTGGCTTCAAATCAGAGCTGCGCCGTGGCGTTCAGGTGCAGGTCACTGAAAAGGTTCGTGTCGATTTCACTCTGCAAGTCGGACAAGTCACAGACCGCGTCGAAGTGACGGCAGAGACAGCGGCACTGAAAACTGACGAGTCCACCCTTGGCAATGTTGTCGAACAGCGCCGTCTCGTCGAGCTTCCCATCAATGGCCGCAATGTTGGCAATTTCGCGGCGCTGCAGCCCGGTGTAATGTTTGGCTCGCGGGGCGGCCTCGATGGACAGAGCGGCACGGGCGGTGGTGTGCCGATTCCGGGGCAAACGATCGCGATTGTCGCCAATGGGCAACGCGAGACGAACATGCACGCCACTCTCGACGGCGTGATCGCAACGGAGGCGCGTGTCAATACGGTGCCCTTCTCACCTTCGCCCGAAGCGATGGAAGAAGTGAAGGTGCTCACCGGTTCGTACTCCGCTGAATACGGTTTCAACTCCGGCGCGCAACTCATCATGGTGATGCGTTCGGGCGGCAATGACTTCCATGGTGCCGCTTACGAGTTTCTCCGGAACGACAAACTCGATGCGGAGAACTACTTCCAGAACTACTTCACTCCGGCAGGCGCCGCCCGCGTTCCAAAGCAGAATCTGCGGCAGAACCAGTACGGTGGCGTCCTGAGTGGCCCGGTCTGGATTCCGAAACTTTATAACGGGCGGAACAAGACCTTCTTCATGTTCAATTACGAAGGCCGCCGTCGCAGCAATCCAGGCGTCACTGGCAGTGGCCTGGTGCCCAGCGACGCCATGCGGACGGGAGACTTCTCCGCGTTGCTGAATCGCACGAATGCGGCGGGGGCGGCGCTCGCGCCAGTCTTGATTTATGATCCGCTCTCCAACACGGCAGCGCCTACGCCTTTCCCCGGGAACATCATTCCTGCAAACCTCATTAGTTCCACGGCCAAAGCGCTCCTGTCCTTCTGGCAGAAGCCGCAAGTGGTGCTGCCCGATCCTCTCACCGGCACCAACTACCAGGGCGTCGGAGGCCAGCGGATCGAGGACGATCAATACTTCACCCGCATCGATCACAACATCTCCGACAAAGACAAGGTGATGTTCCGCTATGCAACCAACATCCCCTATTACCTCACCGTTCCTGGGGCCTCCCCGCAGTTCACCTACCGGGTGGTGGCGCGCAACAACAACATTGCGACACAATGGATTCACGTATTCAGTCCGACGATTGTGAATGAAGCGCGCTACGGTTACTCCACCTCACGCGATGATAGTTTCAACCCGCGCGCCAATACCAACTTCGATCTGAGCGCGATTGGCCTGGATGCCTTCCGTGTTGTGAACGATGGCAATCGAAAGCTCACCCCGCGCGAGGCGGGTCTTCCCACCATGAATGTGGCGCCCTTCCTGAGTCTGGCTGAGCAGGATGGAGGCAACGGCTTTGATGACAATCGCGTGCACCAGATTGGCGACAATCTTTCCTGGAGCTTCGGGCGCCATAGCTTGAAGTTCGGTGGAGAGTTCCGTCGCGTCTCGCTGTTCCGTGGCGCTGCCAATGTGCCCCGTGGCTCTTTCGATTTCACCGGCAATCTTGCCAACAATGGCTTTGCCGCCTTCCTCCTCGGAGTGCCCAGTGCCACCAACACGCCGGAAGGCCTTCCTCTAACGGACATCCGCCAGAACCGCATTGGATTCTTTGGGCAGGATGATTTCAAGGTCTCGAAGCGCCTCACCTTGAACCTGGGTCTCCGCTACGAGTTCAACAGTGCCGCCACGGACATCCGTGGTCTGTGGCGCTCTTTCGAATGGCAGAACGGGCTCAACAACCCCCCGGTCTTTGTCCCCAATCAGATCCGCACCGTCTATGACTTCTACAAGCCACAGAAGAACATGTTCATGCCGCGCATCGGCATCGCCTATCGGCCAACCGAGGCTTGGGTGGTTCGCGCTGGCTACGGCATCTATTACAACGTTCACCAACTGAACAACTACTCCATCCTCAATCTGAATCCGCCGCTCTCGGGCAGTTCGAATTTCTCGAACGACGCCCGCAGCAATACACTCGTCAACCCAGTGAACTTCCTCAGTTTCAGCAATCCCTTTGGTGTGATCAACAACGCCAGTGCGGTGAGCGCGAACGTTCTCAATACCGATAACTTCCAGCCGCAGGTGAACCAGTGGAGCCTGGACGTCCAACGCCGTCTTGTTGCGGGCATGGTTCTCTCGGTTGGCTATGTGGGGTCGAAGACCTCGCATCTCGATACCACCATGGAGCGCAACTCTCCCGACCCTGCTTTCAATACGACCTCGAGTACTCTCCAATCCCGCCGTCCCATCCAATTTGTCGTCGACAGCGGCGTGCTGCGGCCCTTGACGCGGGTTCGTTTTCTCGATTCGGGAGGCAACTCGTCTTACCAGGGCTTGCAACTCTCTCTGCAGAAGCGCTTTGCTCACGGCTTCAGCTTCAGCATCGCCCACACCATGTCCAAGACCCTGATTGAAGGCTACGGACGGAATGAGACCGACGGCTACAACCCGAACGCCTCACAAAACCCCCGCAACCGCGCGGCAGATAAGGGCCGTGTTGGCTTTGATGCCACGCACAACATGGTCAACAGCTTTATCTACGAGATCCCGATGTTTGCCGCACTCCAGAAAGGCGTTGCAGGCGCCATCTTCAACGGCTGGCAATCCAATGGCATCATCACTTTGCGCACGGGTTTCCCCATGACGGTCACGCAAGGTGCGATCACGAATACGGCGAACGTCACCATCCGCCCCGACCGCGTCGGCAAGGGAAGCGTCTCTAACCCCACCGTAAACCAGTGGTACAACCCCGACGACTTCCGCATTGTTTCCTGTCAGGATCCCACCATCCCTGAGGCCTGCAAGTACGGCAACGCGGGCGTTGGCATCCTCGAAGGTCCGGGCTTTGCCAACGTTGACTACTCGATGTTCAAGAACTTCCGGGTGAGCGAAAGGATCAAGGTGCAGTTTCGCTCGGAGTTCTACAACGTTTTCAATACCCCACAATTCGCGCGGCCCAACGGCGTGCTGAATACAGGGGGCGGATTCCTGCCCACGCGCAATGCTTCGGGGACTCTCGTCTATCCGTCGCAGGCGAATATCGCGCGTGGTCCCGGAGCGATCACCTCGACGGTGTCGCCAAACCGTCAGATCCAGTTTGGACTCAAGATCCTCTTCTAG
- a CDS encoding glycosyltransferase gives MRCEYLTIVVPAYNAAAVLPRCLGAIQRSTLLPGELIVVSDSSTDNTVSIAEQFGATVLQTSVQSGPAVARNIGAKAAQGDLILFLDSDVEACPDAIEKIVKSFEEDPQLDALIGSYDFAPDGRGFISRYRNLLHSYFHQQGKRETIAFWGACGAVRKDAFLAVGGFDVSFGRPSIEDIELGYRMKKNGSRIALDPSIHVKHLKVWTLSNMVKTDLFDRAIPWTRLILREGEMPNDLNVQWSQRLSVALAMVALPALFLGWGLAVLCWLCVIAINWPVYSFLARQWHWGGAIGAMPVHFLYYFYSGLGFAIGFSQHVLAGPIPELAAGEELK, from the coding sequence GTGCGTTGTGAGTATTTGACAATTGTCGTTCCGGCCTACAACGCTGCGGCGGTCTTGCCGCGTTGTCTCGGAGCGATCCAGCGTTCTACGCTGTTGCCCGGTGAGCTGATTGTTGTCAGTGATAGCTCAACGGATAATACCGTATCGATCGCAGAACAATTCGGAGCCACGGTTCTACAAACGTCGGTGCAAAGCGGACCGGCTGTGGCGCGGAACATCGGCGCAAAAGCGGCGCAAGGGGACTTGATTCTCTTCTTGGACTCTGATGTAGAGGCCTGTCCGGACGCGATTGAGAAGATTGTGAAGAGCTTCGAGGAAGATCCGCAACTGGATGCGCTGATCGGATCCTATGATTTTGCGCCTGACGGGCGTGGCTTCATCTCTCGCTACCGCAATCTGCTACATAGCTATTTCCATCAACAGGGCAAACGGGAGACGATTGCATTCTGGGGCGCGTGCGGAGCCGTTCGGAAGGATGCATTTCTTGCCGTGGGAGGCTTTGATGTCAGCTTCGGCCGGCCTTCCATTGAAGACATCGAACTCGGATATCGCATGAAGAAAAACGGTTCGCGCATCGCGCTGGACCCCAGTATTCATGTGAAGCACCTAAAAGTCTGGACATTGTCCAACATGGTCAAGACGGATCTTTTCGACCGGGCGATCCCCTGGACACGTCTCATTCTGCGTGAAGGCGAAATGCCCAACGATCTGAACGTGCAATGGAGCCAGCGGCTCTCGGTGGCACTGGCGATGGTAGCGCTTCCGGCACTGTTTCTGGGTTGGGGGCTTGCTGTACTTTGCTGGCTGTGCGTGATCGCCATCAATTGGCCGGTCTACTCGTTCCTGGCCCGGCAATGGCATTGGGGCGGAGCGATTGGAGCCATGCCGGTTCATTTCCTGTACTACTTCTATAGCGGTTTAGGCTTTGCGATTGGATTCAGCCAGCATGTTCTGGCGGGCCCCATCCCAGAGTTGGCGGCAGGTGAAGAGCTGAAGTGA
- the yiaA gene encoding inner membrane protein YiaA, whose product MNSNIQKPTPAFIGASWLALLVGASTFSIGLWNAEMQLNEKGYYFTILMYGLFSSVSLQKSVRDRLEGIRVTGLYFGLCWLSVGLCMLLLAVGLWNATLSASEKGFYAMAFLLSLFGGVAVQKNVRDLALFGEQHGSVSAVPVKDSLS is encoded by the coding sequence ATGAACTCCAATATCCAAAAACCGACACCGGCATTTATCGGCGCCTCCTGGCTTGCCCTCCTGGTGGGGGCTTCGACCTTCTCGATTGGACTTTGGAATGCAGAAATGCAGCTGAATGAGAAGGGCTACTACTTCACCATCCTCATGTACGGTCTGTTCTCTTCCGTCTCTTTACAAAAGTCGGTACGCGACCGTCTGGAAGGGATCCGGGTGACCGGGCTGTACTTTGGCCTCTGCTGGCTTTCGGTCGGTCTCTGCATGCTGCTCCTGGCCGTCGGGCTCTGGAACGCCACCCTCTCGGCAAGCGAGAAGGGCTTCTATGCAATGGCCTTTTTGCTCAGTCTCTTCGGCGGAGTTGCGGTGCAGAAGAATGTCCGTGATCTCGCACTCTTCGGCGAGCAACATGGGTCCGTTTCGGCTGTTCCGGTGAAGGACAGCCTCTCGTAA
- a CDS encoding alpha/beta hydrolase fold domain-containing protein, producing MSRRMLLIAFLTFSHLAFSQSPTPFQAPAGLSYTPNLEYSNVGGKLEMDILRPQNLSGLAPAVLFIHGGGFRAGNRQSYLALAAKLAQRGYVTATASYRLAPRNQFPSGLEDAKAAVRYLRANAAKYGIDPEHIAAWGGSAGGHLVLMLGLTGDVAEFEGTGPNREFSSKVQCVVNYYGPTDFTQSYSKSVDAAQVLPLWMGGHLDQNRKIHQKASPINWVTPNAAPTISIHGTKDTYVAYEHSVAITERLLNAGVDAEMETISGAGHGFKGADAERAETVAFAFLDKQFKTVIPQTRLLLSDHGVRGEILSMDWPSGKVYWTKKNGRGHDVQSLANGHVLFTIAPEKRVVELDDKQQEVWSYGEGLEHPLSAQRLANGNTLIGDAKLGKVIEVTPAKKVVWKYEAENLSNMRMRNSRRTAQNTTLIAEEAIAKILEVDASGKVIWQWQAPNGAQRRAYQAIRLANGNTLVSISDPGEVVEVAPNGSVVRSIAGTKMDLQFGWASGIAQMPNGNLLIVDYTGRRVVEVDPKGKLVNEMRSGERTFASIDVVK from the coding sequence ATGTCTCGACGCATGCTGCTGATTGCATTTCTTACGTTTTCACACCTCGCATTCTCTCAAAGTCCCACTCCGTTTCAGGCGCCAGCCGGCCTGAGCTACACACCGAACCTGGAATATTCCAATGTCGGCGGGAAGTTGGAGATGGATATTCTCCGGCCACAGAATCTGAGTGGTCTCGCCCCGGCGGTCCTTTTCATCCACGGTGGAGGATTTCGAGCCGGAAACCGGCAGAGCTATCTGGCCCTGGCAGCAAAACTGGCGCAGCGCGGCTATGTAACGGCTACAGCCAGCTATCGCTTGGCGCCTAGGAATCAGTTCCCCTCCGGACTCGAAGACGCCAAAGCAGCCGTACGCTATCTGCGAGCAAACGCAGCAAAGTACGGCATCGATCCGGAACACATTGCCGCCTGGGGTGGAAGCGCCGGCGGGCATCTGGTGTTGATGCTGGGCCTCACCGGTGATGTGGCCGAATTTGAGGGCACCGGCCCCAATCGCGAGTTTTCGAGCAAGGTGCAGTGCGTCGTCAACTATTACGGTCCGACGGACTTCACCCAGAGCTACTCCAAGAGTGTCGATGCCGCGCAAGTGCTACCCCTCTGGATGGGTGGGCATCTCGATCAGAACCGCAAGATCCATCAGAAGGCCAGCCCGATCAACTGGGTGACGCCGAACGCGGCCCCAACAATTTCCATCCACGGGACAAAAGACACCTACGTTGCCTATGAGCACAGCGTCGCCATCACCGAGCGCCTGCTGAATGCGGGTGTGGATGCCGAGATGGAAACGATTTCGGGGGCAGGACACGGCTTCAAGGGCGCTGACGCAGAACGCGCCGAAACCGTAGCCTTTGCGTTTCTCGACAAGCAGTTTAAGACTGTGATTCCCCAGACGCGCCTGCTGCTGAGCGATCACGGCGTGCGGGGGGAGATCCTTTCGATGGACTGGCCCTCCGGCAAGGTCTATTGGACCAAAAAGAATGGCCGCGGACACGATGTCCAGAGCCTGGCGAACGGCCATGTGCTGTTCACCATTGCTCCAGAGAAGCGTGTCGTTGAGCTCGATGACAAGCAACAGGAAGTGTGGAGCTATGGAGAAGGACTCGAGCACCCGCTCAGCGCCCAGCGCCTCGCGAACGGCAACACGCTCATTGGCGATGCCAAGCTGGGCAAGGTGATTGAGGTGACGCCCGCAAAGAAGGTGGTGTGGAAGTATGAGGCGGAGAATCTGTCCAATATGCGGATGCGCAATAGCCGCAGAACCGCCCAGAACACGACGCTCATTGCGGAAGAAGCCATTGCGAAGATCTTGGAAGTGGATGCCAGCGGCAAAGTGATCTGGCAGTGGCAGGCTCCGAACGGAGCGCAACGCCGCGCCTACCAGGCCATTCGTCTGGCGAACGGTAATACGCTGGTGAGCATCAGCGATCCGGGAGAAGTGGTAGAGGTTGCGCCGAACGGGAGTGTCGTCCGTTCGATCGCAGGCACAAAGATGGATCTACAGTTTGGCTGGGCCAGTGGCATCGCGCAGATGCCGAATGGCAATCTGCTGATCGTCGACTATACCGGCCGCCGGGTGGTTGAGGTGGATCCGAAGGGCAAGCTGGTGAATGAAATGAGAAGTGGCGAGCGAACCTTCGCCAGCATCGACGTCGTGAAGTAA
- a CDS encoding carboxypeptidase regulatory-like domain-containing protein, with the protein MYRLLLRGSISYLLLLANPLYPQAVNGTLVGTVTDSSGASVGGAKVTALEVNTGVSRPAETNASGNYSFLNLAPGLYTVSVELTGFRKAVRENVDVVLNSTVRIDLALQPGQVTEQIVVTADVPLLQTDRTDTGRKIEQRQMSEMPLTQNRNFQSLLNLVPGAARAQRNHSEFFNSNDSLQSRVNGQSRLANNVQFEGVDNNQRTGLLTALVPPIEALQSVDITTSNYDAELGRAGGAVTNVNLKSGSNDFHGSVYWFNKVSALNARRTDLLVKPPVTYNYAGATFGGAIIKNKTFFFADYLGVRDRLGKGYRFTIPTTDFRTGNLSSGPTIIYDPSTGNADGSGRTPFANNIIPAARISPIAAKLVAMIPNPTQAGTANNFSGGTTRSKDTDSMDAKVDHNFGANDRISVRFSFQKPSLIDPPIFGLAGGPANGGFGGTGVQKTVSAGINYTKVFNPTLITELRVGFTRYRNDAQNSDINTKASDAVGIKGINISPFNGGLAGFDISGYSNPILGYSASLPWIRFEQNWTVVNNWTKTLNNHTLKFGFDFRNTRDGLYQTQVYSTRGLYRFRSGQTSIPGAANGFANAWASFLLDQPNDYGRDLVYAFPEYLQKPLFTYIQDKWQLNKRVTIDIGMRHELYPPATPRSKGGFSNFNPGDNSLTVTGFGNNPANLGRQTKYLFFAPRVGISARLNEKTVIRAGFGISYMPFPDNSYAYNFPVRQNNAYNPLNSFVAAGRMADGFPAPDPFTIPSNGIIALNGLPASIRNQNFDVIPLNFREGLVQSYNFAIQRALGRSYTLDVAYVGNGGRRVPTVFNLNAGIIPGQGANGQPLYAAYGRTAETNLRFIGTSTNYNSLQVKFDRKFNNGFLFTTAYTWSKAIDYSNDNTGLALYINTGRNRARSDFDRRHMFNQSILYELPFGKGKQFLTSGPGAMLLGGWQVNTILTLMTGSPFSVTAPASTLNAPGNTQYANWVGSGPLKVTGQVSLNGEGTWFDTSSFATPKQDTIGNLGRNPFTGPGFFNADFSIFRRFKFSERFTAELRGESFNVTNTPQYANPDGGLANATFGKVTSAGIGNAADPGARNLQLGVRLLF; encoded by the coding sequence ATGTACAGGTTGTTGCTCCGTGGCAGTATCTCGTATTTGCTTTTACTGGCGAATCCGCTTTATCCGCAAGCAGTCAACGGTACTCTCGTTGGGACCGTTACCGATTCTTCTGGTGCGTCTGTTGGGGGTGCGAAGGTCACTGCCCTTGAAGTCAACACGGGTGTGAGCCGTCCGGCAGAAACAAACGCAAGCGGCAATTACTCTTTCTTGAACCTTGCCCCAGGCCTCTACACCGTCTCGGTCGAACTGACTGGTTTTCGCAAGGCCGTTCGTGAGAACGTGGATGTCGTTCTCAACTCCACCGTTCGAATTGATCTCGCCTTGCAGCCCGGTCAGGTGACGGAGCAGATTGTCGTTACTGCTGATGTTCCGCTCCTCCAGACGGATCGCACTGATACGGGCCGGAAAATCGAGCAGCGGCAAATGTCAGAAATGCCGCTCACCCAAAATCGCAACTTCCAGTCCTTACTGAATCTTGTCCCTGGCGCCGCCCGGGCCCAACGCAATCACTCGGAGTTCTTCAACTCCAACGACTCGCTGCAGTCGCGCGTCAACGGACAGAGCCGTCTCGCCAACAACGTCCAGTTTGAAGGCGTCGACAACAACCAGCGCACAGGCCTTCTCACTGCGCTGGTGCCGCCGATTGAGGCGCTGCAATCGGTCGACATCACGACCTCAAACTACGATGCAGAACTCGGGCGTGCCGGTGGTGCTGTGACGAACGTGAACCTGAAGTCCGGCAGCAACGACTTTCATGGCAGTGTCTACTGGTTCAACAAAGTGAGCGCGCTGAATGCCCGCCGTACCGATCTGCTGGTCAAGCCGCCGGTCACCTACAACTATGCCGGCGCGACCTTCGGCGGCGCGATCATCAAGAACAAGACCTTCTTCTTTGCCGACTATCTCGGCGTGCGGGACCGGCTTGGCAAGGGCTATCGCTTCACGATTCCAACCACTGACTTCCGTACGGGCAACCTGTCCAGCGGCCCGACCATCATCTACGACCCGTCCACTGGCAACGCGGACGGATCGGGACGCACGCCTTTCGCCAACAACATCATTCCGGCTGCCCGCATCAGTCCAATCGCCGCCAAGCTGGTTGCGATGATCCCCAACCCGACGCAAGCCGGCACCGCTAACAACTTCTCAGGCGGCACCACGCGATCGAAAGACACCGACTCGATGGATGCAAAAGTCGATCATAACTTTGGCGCCAACGACCGCATCAGCGTCCGCTTCAGCTTTCAGAAGCCAAGCCTGATCGATCCGCCGATCTTTGGACTTGCTGGTGGCCCGGCCAATGGAGGCTTCGGTGGGACCGGTGTGCAGAAGACCGTGTCTGCGGGCATCAACTATACGAAGGTCTTCAACCCCACCCTCATCACAGAGTTACGCGTCGGCTTTACTCGTTACCGCAATGACGCGCAGAACAGCGACATCAATACGAAAGCCAGCGATGCCGTGGGGATCAAGGGCATCAATATTTCACCCTTCAATGGTGGCTTGGCAGGCTTCGATATCAGCGGCTACTCCAATCCGATTCTCGGCTATTCCGCCAGCTTGCCCTGGATCCGTTTTGAGCAGAACTGGACCGTCGTCAACAACTGGACCAAGACTCTCAACAATCACACTCTCAAGTTCGGCTTCGATTTCCGTAACACGCGCGATGGTCTCTACCAGACGCAAGTCTACTCCACACGCGGCCTCTATCGCTTCCGTTCCGGACAGACCTCGATTCCCGGCGCGGCCAACGGCTTTGCCAATGCCTGGGCTTCGTTCCTGCTCGATCAACCGAATGACTATGGCCGCGATCTTGTCTATGCCTTCCCGGAGTATCTCCAGAAGCCGCTGTTCACTTATATTCAGGACAAGTGGCAGCTCAACAAGCGCGTCACGATCGACATCGGAATGCGGCATGAACTGTATCCGCCCGCCACGCCCCGCTCGAAGGGTGGCTTCTCCAATTTCAACCCGGGTGACAACTCGCTCACAGTCACTGGCTTTGGCAACAATCCGGCCAATCTCGGCCGGCAGACGAAGTATCTATTCTTTGCGCCACGCGTGGGCATCAGTGCGCGCCTGAACGAGAAGACTGTCATCCGTGCGGGCTTCGGCATCTCCTATATGCCCTTTCCCGACAATAGCTATGCCTATAACTTCCCCGTCCGGCAGAATAACGCTTACAACCCGCTCAACTCCTTTGTAGCCGCAGGGCGCATGGCTGATGGCTTCCCTGCGCCCGATCCGTTTACGATTCCATCGAATGGCATCATCGCGCTCAATGGACTCCCGGCCAGCATCCGCAATCAGAACTTCGATGTCATTCCGCTGAACTTCCGTGAAGGTCTGGTGCAGTCTTATAACTTTGCCATCCAGCGCGCGCTGGGCCGCAGCTATACGCTCGATGTTGCCTATGTCGGCAATGGCGGGCGGCGCGTTCCCACCGTCTTCAATCTCAACGCAGGCATCATTCCTGGCCAGGGCGCGAATGGGCAGCCACTCTATGCGGCTTATGGCCGTACTGCGGAAACAAATCTTCGCTTCATTGGCACCTCCACCAACTACAACTCGCTGCAAGTGAAGTTCGATCGCAAGTTCAACAATGGCTTCTTGTTCACCACCGCCTACACCTGGTCCAAGGCGATCGATTACTCCAACGACAACACCGGCCTTGCTCTCTACATCAACACCGGCCGCAACCGCGCCCGCAGCGATTTCGACCGGCGCCACATGTTCAACCAGAGCATCCTCTATGAATTGCCTTTTGGCAAAGGCAAACAGTTCCTCACCTCTGGTCCTGGAGCGATGCTTCTCGGTGGCTGGCAGGTGAATACGATCCTCACGCTAATGACCGGCTCACCCTTCAGCGTGACGGCTCCGGCATCGACATTGAATGCTCCTGGCAACACGCAGTACGCCAACTGGGTGGGTTCCGGCCCGCTAAAGGTGACCGGGCAGGTGAGTCTCAACGGAGAAGGCACCTGGTTCGACACCTCATCGTTTGCGACCCCGAAGCAGGACACCATTGGCAACCTGGGCCGCAACCCCTTCACCGGACCTGGCTTCTTCAATGCGGACTTCAGCATCTTCCGGCGCTTTAAGTTTTCCGAGCGCTTTACTGCTGAACTGCGTGGTGAAAGTTTCAACGTGACCAATACGCCTCAATACGCCAATCCGGACGGTGGGCTGGCGAACGCAACCTTCGGAAAAGTGACCAGCGCGGGGATCGGCAATGCGGCCGACCCTGGAGCGCGCAATCTCCAACTCGGGGTACGCCTCCTCTTCTAA